The nucleotide window aagtctcaaatcatccctcgaagctaaccgaatcatcgggattcaaatctgagccctctaacacataagtcaacgtccggttggcttttccaaaacaaaccttccttaaagagactaagtgtctcatttcctactaaaaccaattcaaatcaactcgttcacacccaacagtgataatgaagcataaagaaatagaaaatggggaaaatggggcggTAATtcacgagacgacgggtcgggtcgtcacatcctccccaacttaaacaaatgctcgtcctcgagcatacccagagttgtcctagaagtcaaccaatagctgaacgactttaccaagaatatacccgtgggtgatcccacactaccctatctcacataggtccgataacacaacatagctgaaatttcacaatccatctagtccataaaccatagaaccacaatgcaccttccgaaatcatacacaagattagaacttcacatccatactcagaataagcccgaaccagctgtaataaaccatacctgcaacatcaggtgcaattatctcatataccacataactcaaacactcggaACGATAATTTCTATTAACAGTAGTTGCACATAATAATCGAAtatcgataggaaacctcttaacaactaaagcctcattccaacactttcacatactgccaatgataaaggaaacacgcaataaatcataaccattacctatgtcaaccattcatgaagtcatttctctcctggtaattaccatagcaaattttgaaccgaacctcaatatttacccatcacatatactgaaatcgaatccatttgcattcattaatgatttcaacgatcTCTTCTGACCAAATACATTACTcaagtgacatgacacatcaatacatgcctaagccacaacttgcataatacgtgcaccaataagaaacagtccgaacatactcaattcatgaaaatgactcaactaAGAGAGCtgtacctcaaactcaccagTACTGCTACAACAGAAGGCTGAGaccctgtctcacatcatagaaacatgacacacaaatttgacccgcaTTGTCATATTTCCATACAGCTTTGCTGCAACGTGCGttcctatccaaatactactccacaggaaacacctcaagtcactatgcttgaaatcgacaaccatgctcaattgatgtatggagccaaagcaaatcattacacccatggtgacacaaataacacacaccacgcaaacctgatagaacataaccggtacattattcaccgagcaacacccaattactcatcccgctcgacttccactactacAACTCTTATTGGAGCCAGACGATTCGGTTCCCGATaccaaattaataccaaaatcaacaacctcGCCCGGCAACATGCCTAGCCATATGAAACTCATCTGAAAAGTCCCCCAACACCGGAACTGAATTAATAATAGCAACCTTTGTagtgacatccatcacgaatgcccaattaagaaagcaatctttcccaaccatccgctggtcctttgaaatataaaccactctgctagaacataatccaatgcacttcatcactcaacccgtggcattttcgGTATTGCCCGTAGCACAATAGTTCAGAATCACTCAACACTAAGACAACCAGTCTAAATTCcgacatcacatccaaaatctaacataccagcaaacaaagatccaatcgagccttcaaatcccgattgcctctaaacggtgccgaatacacacgatctaccaccacaacctagcctgtacatgagaactcccagtctgcaactccatatggcacacaaatcatcatacctgattccagtttccaccgtgcgaatacatgcacacctttgatacccaatcattccacgacagATACTCAAAATTTCCCTGTGCTACCAAGCAAACCCGAATACCACCAGTGAACCCACTAAGaacatgccgcaatactaccgaaatatTATCAGTTTAATCACATTACCTTTTTCTGAGACATATACACTcatcaaatcacttccaattagcaataccatttccttaatcatctgaagatcattcaccctaatcatttgaagctcatttctctaatcaacTAAAGCTGCTCATACCgcctaagaatgttatgaatttccattcagaactgaactgtaaccttacacaCACAAATCTCAACCCttcacaacatatcgcatataccataccatcctaaggtaacatgaggacttcacctcctttccgaaccatgaacgtttatgtactcaactagtcaagaacttccattgatcccatctagaataaaaatcattacacatctcatgctctgcatgacatacataggtcttgttcaaattcttacaataccgaTACGACGGATGAgatctgtataaattcataacaccgccaaatcaacaattcattgggtctatacttctgacaagaactatcacctcattcttaaccaaacaatggtcttaatcccttaatttacttcatatacttagattgcactgatctcgaattcaatgatctcgtctcacccattacgaactgctcaggcaataagccacccagaCAAAATCAAAAGCCGCATATGATGCCCCAATATGCCAacaggctaccaattcgaacgcgatacaaaaaaagaaaacgaactctggaaggaattaccaatcaCATGCACTAAtacggactttccttagaaaacaggaagcaaggcatacaaaatagcatatagaaaactatactcaacatcacactgttgcaaaattcatacttggtttacatctttaatcaatcaagtgatcacatgccacacttatataatcttcccatgggacacactcccacaacctaccacaacaatatctggagcgtacatccaaaccaccggtcgcactaacactaaagagcgatcaagaattattaaccaggacgcaaaaccctttttacaaaacaccgatcttaggtgacgctgaagataATACCAACTTACtgtaaacatcgaaacttatctcctgctcatccgagctcatgacatcttgtcaaaaaatttccttcactcgtgccattatcggcccaatttccacaaccagaaccgattcaccagcatgcatcaaatcggaactagcatagtacataaccgcataatccgctaaccaatagcaagctccccaacttggctcgaagccatagatcacaacatactatactcataacgcatatactccattgttgcctcaataccatagtgatattaaactcgatccttcataagcttgtggaaacacaaatcatttagaattttaactcttctgcaaatctcgcattcactcacacaacagttaagcccattCTCTAGGCGATCCAATTTAGATTTTAACACATTTTATTCACTTGCAATTGAGGTCTTCTAATAGATAACATAAGGATAACACAACTTTAGAACACCCCGCAAGAGatgacccacctgctttgcccccaactaacatttctgcataccttccaccgtcataagcattacgcagtcacttgatcttcctgagtctgtactcataccgcaacatgaaatttacttcactcccaactaggagacatgaaaaaattcttcacacgcccataactcgggctataacttgaatcacgatggacttcaagcatctattagttcttccatcattcagcagacccttctcgtcgcttccaaatcatataaaTACGCCTCgaagtactaacatactcatcacatagccacaaCCATCATTTCCACAaacagggacactaccgaacatataagttcaaaaacacttgttcacacaatcagcacctcggcgcTCCCGTcataggcaaagatccaacctcaagtcctccagactggcccaccataaactcacagagataacacctcgcccctcgataggggaatcacaagccatcgaggcacatctgatactgagcacccatgcgcgcatacgaacgcgtggaaggaatttcaaaagtttcatttcaagatgaatcaaggatgcacgataagaattcaagaatgtaaagttttcctaaaggttctgcagcctcttgaggataaatacagacgtctccgtaccgatccgcgagactctactaaaccggctcatgactcgcgggaccaattaacctaggctctgataccaacttgtcacgaccccaaccccgatcatgatggcgcccaacacactgctaggcaagcccgaccattcaacaacattatcccaaattcttattcagattatagataaatatcacagagaattaaCTAAGTCATTttattcaagtgtataattaataataaaatctgtgaaagttcaattaaaataccacaccatagcccaatagaatccggtgtcacgaatatgagcctctaatatagaatatccacctattacaagtctgtctaagaaaaatacggaataaaagatagagatagaggggagaaatcaaggctgcgaacgccatgcagctacctcaatactctcggatactgcctgctcagctaaacaattcctcacttagcatgtggtgtacctggatctgcacgcaaggtgtaggggtaatgtgagtactccgactcagtgagtaataaacataaataaaggctgagaataggaaatcatggaaaaatacaaagtaaactataactggcagtttaaaacaacaaatagtgaagcaacaagtcaattaagtcagagtaccaaatactgagacaggtataacagataaaaacaaatgcatgagtgtaatgcaatgcatatgatggtacactctagtacccactgcgccgtgcagcccgagccatccatttatttatcgtcgacgacgctcactgggggtgtgtgcagactccggaggggctcctacagcccaagggcaatatcaagccatctcatggcatcaaatctaggccctcggcctcatatcaatatcaatgtaatcaaccaggctctcggcctcaatatcaatgtaatcaaccaggctctcggcctcaatatcaatataacactgctgcggcgcgcaacccgatccatgctcagtccagaaatcatcataagccccttgggcatttgtaaaatagtagttctcagcccgaaatatcatttaagttttcaaatcttagaaagatggcagagtttgcaaaacagtatttaaaaccttggattGAGGTCAAATggtatgcaaaatatgcgaaagtagtgatatcaatccctgaaggattcaaataattagcaagaagcccaaatgtaacaattaaatccaagtaaggatgattctcaatttagttcaagtagaaaacatggtaaaaacatctctcaggacggactaagtcacaatccctaacggtGCTCTACCctacgcccgttatccggcgtgcaagtcacctcaatatagcgttacgatgtgaaattccagggtttcaaaccctcaggacatcatttacatcaattactcacctcaagacggtcaaagtctaactcgctatgcccttgcctctcaaattaccctcctcgtgcgacgaatcttcccaaaatcacaacgaatatgtcgcattatgctaaagagacaatacccaatcgaaagcaatcgaaaaatatcaaaattcacgaatttgacaaaactcgaaccccgggcccacgtctcaaaaaatcagaaaattaacatcaccggattccttgtctcaccacgagtctatacataccaaaaactCCCAAATCCGATttcaaatgacccatcaaatcctaattgtttggtttcaaaattcaagccctagttcttgattTGTAGGCTTATATTTCAAGAAtatctaggtggaattcacaataaaaacgAGTTCTAAGTCCAAGAAACTTACTTCAAGTtgttcccccttgaatccctctttaatctccaccaagaagctctcaaaatgatcaaccatggaggaaaaatgacccaaaatcgcggatgattTGTTTTGTAAACTCAAATTTTTCGGAAGTACTGTTCACCCGCAttgttactgttcacgcgcgtgGACATTGTTCACCCGCGTGGTTACTCTTCACGCGCGGTTACTCTTCACGCTGCTAAAATAAATACAGCAGCAGCCAAAGAAATTGCAGCACTTTTCGttttactaaaatggctctaactccatcatacgaactcggaattcgatgattcttgttcctatgagtcacaaataatgatacgaacatagtccttcaatcaaaactcaatttgaagctcgtttgctcagtgcgatatctatttcgctcgttaaacaatgaactcatgtttcgtgtcaaaaactcaatcgcgacttgatgaaattagaccaaactttccagatcactcctataatttattatttaaattctggaaatctcaaaataaaatttcgatctctagaactaaaaatgaacctttggatcattacatgcttatgctcaaacggcaaaaatcttccaaaaactcttccaaaacttatccgagcctcatgggaccccgaccaaacatgccaacataattcataacattattcaaacctcttccaatcatcaaaacacctcaaacaatatcaaattacccaaaactcatcgaattcaagcctaattttctaaaaacttccgaaatatactttcgatcaaaaacccgaccaaaccacgtccgaatgacttgaaattttgtacacatatcttaaatcacctaacgaagctacaaaaactctcagaattccattccgactctcggatcaaaatctcacctatcaaccggaattcgccaaaatactaacctcgccaattcaagcctaattctacaacagacctccaaaattacttccgatcatactcctaagacacaaatcatcccccgaagctaaccgaatcatcgggattcaaatccgagccctctaacacataaatcaacgtccggttgacttttccaaaacaatccttccttaaagagactaagtgtctcatttcctactaaaaccaatccaaatcaactcgttcacacccaacactgataatgaagcataaagaaataggaaatggggaaaatggggcgATAACTCACGAGacaacgggtcgggtcgtcacagagGAATACCATTAGGAGCGTGCAAGTCTCTCGGAGAAAGTTGTCTTAGAACTTATAAGTGGTTGaaattcaattatttttcttcTATGCTAGAATATGATTAAAACTTGAATTGGATTTTGCTGTAAATAAACAAAAGGTCTCCTCTTTCTTCCGCTTCCTTTGATTATCATTTTGTTTTCTACAAAATCTCACTTGTGAGCGTAAatatgcccttgcctcttgatTTAATTAAGTGCATCTATTATCATGCATGGGATTATGTTGTATTTATCAAGTTaagattcttttttattttattttgggcaGTGGAAGGAATGTATATCAAGCGCGTAGCAGatattaaaagcatgaatataattttattttggaAAGTTCTTGGTTGTTGTTTGCCTAAATGTTTGACTAATCTAATAATTATATGCTCCAAAATAATAGATGGCAAAAAGGAATTAAGGAAAAAGGTTATGTGCAAGATTCATTAGGAAGTCAGATAAGTTAGAAAATGAATGTTACTCCTAACATATTCATttgctttctttcttctttgtatTTTGTGGGTAGTTACTTTACTGATATGCAACTAACAGATTGTCaaagaatattaaaaaaaattgtttcatTGTATAAAAAATAGATAATCTTTCCTTTTATTGAAATTATTTATCCAGCATTTGCATATGAGAAGGTTTGATTTTTGCAAAATAATTTCATTAGTTATATTTGGTCCAGACATAATTGATTGGTAGATATTTAAAAAAAAGCttaattttgtttgatttagggTCGACAATTAGTGCTACCGGAAAAAGTTCAATgttttggccaagcttctccaaggccaaaagtaattttttatatttaaaaagtgttttttttaaagttgaggtgtttggccaagcttctaggaAGAAAAACGTttttttgagtagaagcagaatCAGTTTttaagaagcagaaaaaagttgttctcccaaaagcatttttgagaaaaacacaCTTAGAAGTtgtttctaaaagcttggccaaacactaattgattcgcaaaagtgtttttcaaagtaattagccaaacacaaattatttttcaccaaaagtacttttaaaaaaaaatatttttcaaaataagttgatttaagaagcttggccaaacaggctataaattgTGTTCAACCATTTTTTACCCGGATAAACTCATCTTTATTATGAGTTGAACGCATATTTTAAAACCACGTTTAGAATGTGTTGAGATGCTTGGATTTCTTAGAGATGAATAACCTTAGATGAATTCAATGTTATATTTGGTACTTAATTGTGTCCTATTCATGCTTTCTTATTGTATTAGGTGAAAGTTTGATTTGATAACAAAAAGAACATAATTATTTCAAAGCATCTACTCTTAGTTGTGAGGGTTAATAAGGAACCGGAATAGCTCGTAACGATGCACATTGTAGTGTTCTTCTAATATCAATCTGATTTGTTGCCTATAAACACTTATTATTGCTAGCCAAAAACTGTATGTTTCATTTGTATAAATAGTTATCTTCTGAATGTATAACTAAAAATAATTTAGAAGTCTTTATTTAATTTGTACCGTAAATAGAAGTTATAAGATGAGATTAAATTTATGCAATCTTGTATCAATTAGCGTATGGATTAACATAAatgcatttttctttttaattaaaaagagtAATAGTGTCTAAActtctatttatatttattattggTATGCTTGTCATTTTTTTAGATTTATTGATATCTTTTATGACCGCGCGAAGCGCGGATAAATTTACTAGTATCATTAATATGTTGAATGATTTAAGTTATACTAGTGTAACAATACCATTAACGTATAGAATGATTTAAGTTACATACATCTAATGCTAATACAAAGATTAGGAAAAAACTAACTTGAGTCCCAAGCTTAACCTTCCGCAGAAATCAACACTTCTTTTATCTCCTAAAAATTTGTTTCCTAAATTTTCTCTGTTGGAATTAACCTGATCAGATATCTATAAATAGTCCATTATATTACAGCATTCACATTAATTAACTTCCGCCATTCGTTTAGGTTTTTCTTTCATAGTTCTTGTCTTTTTACTTGAGAGAACAGAACTTCTTGTCTTTGCATATTGCGGCAATTACTATTGTCTCAGTTTTGTGTTTCTCTATAAGCAAGAAAAAGAGACTACCATATATACCATGTCGATGGTGCCAGCTGCACGCCGTGGGTGTATCATGGGTGTTCGGTTTCACCCTACTGAAGCAGAGTTGATCAACTTTCTGAAAAGGTTCCTAAAGGGCGAGCTTTTGCCGAGTGAATGCCCTAATTTCCAACTTGCCGATATCTATGGAGACCAACCACCATGGGAGATATTTGGAGCTAATTCTGATCATCCCAAAGAGAAGGTTCGCTATATTTTTACTCGGTTGAAGAAGCAGAAGAGTGAGCATACAAGGGTTCGTCGAACTTGCGCCAACGGGACATGGAAAGGCCAAACCGGTATTGATCCTATCAAGAACGCTAAGGGAACTGTGGCTGGGTTTAGAAGATGTTTCAAGTTTCAAACTAGTCGTAGTAAAGAAGGTGAGCACAATAAAAATTGGCTGATGAAAGAATATTCCGTCGGGAATGATTTCTTTAGAGAAAACAATATTCCTAAGGAGGATATTGTTGTGTGCCGAATCAAGAAGAATATAAGatcaaagaaaaatcatgggGTAAATATGGAGGAACAAGATGTTCCAAAAGCAATCGAAGCTATGTTACATGGACCTGATGAAGATTACTGCACAACAGTACAACCAGCAACAATATGTCAAGCAGCTGATCAACATCAAGTTAATGACTGGTCCAACTACCAACAGGAGGTCAATTGGGCTGATGATATGCTCATAGGGATAGACGAGTTTGGAGATATAATCTGGTAAGCATGAGTAATGAAAGGGAAGCAGATATATCGATGGCCGACGGGAGGAGAGACACGCAACAATCAATTTATATATAACTTTGTTGAATGAAGTACTAGATGAAATTTACAGTAAAAATAGGAGTAGCTTTTAGCTAGGTAACAGTTTCTCATTGGAACTAATTACTTCGTAAAAGAAACTAGCTAGCTATTGCCAGAAGAATTTCCTTGTAGTCACATATATATGTGGAGTATCACTTAATATAACTTTGACATGATTTCCTGCTATGTATTGTTGTAggtttaatgcttaatatctgTTCTCTGGCAGTAATTCTTTGTCATCATTCATGCTTATCAAAAAATTCTAACTAATTCATCGTTCACAATTTTTGTTGTATCAAATCCATCCTCTGGCTAGCTATAGAACAAATTACTGTCCATATTATTCTCGTAGTGTATCTTGTTGGTTTCACTgaacaaaattattatttgttgttttgattgcaaCGGATGTCTTTCTTGTCATATTCTTACTGGTTTTTGTCTGTAGTGCGGGATTTTATAATTACTCTctaaagtttttattttgttCCACATATTTAGATGGGTGACTGAACTCCGAACTAATCCATATCAGGGACTGTTgatattttttgattatttttttaaagtgTAACCTCATATGGTCAAGTTAACTGTACTAAGCTTGTTGTTAAACACTGCTAAAGTAAACTAGTTTGATCACCCCCGTCACGAATTGTTTACACGCAAAAGAAGCCCGTTTTAAATTTTCTCTAGGTAGATTCAGAATACGGTATAATTTTTGTAATCCGATTATTTCCGTTTCCTATATTGTCTCCATAAATATTTTCCCCAAGTTCTTATAACTTGGATGAATAATGATGTCCgtactattatcaagtttacgtTTAATTAATTAATCACATCTTAACCATGCATGATTAGGATTATGAAtatttaattccatataaatattTGCTAACAAAAGATTTGGCGCGCGATTCCAATCATCGCAATTGGAAGCATACTATTTCCATTTACACAGTGCTCGAACTAATGATGTTCCAGTTGAGCACTTGAACACATAATAAAGTGTTCCAATTAGACACTTGCCACCAGAGATattggaaaaatgattttcaatttAACGAGGAGAGCCTTCAAATGTATTCAACGGAATAGGAGTTTGTTTTTAATTGATTGGGTTCTTTTTTAACTGACATGCCttgtttttgtttgttatagTACCTGCTTATATTTGATGTGTATAATTACAGGAGGTGGGATATATATTTTAAGTGGTTAATTTATCCAGGTGACGAACACGAGCAGACAGAAGCTTTTTCAAAGTTTGAGACAGAAGTGTCTAATATGAACATTTTATGATGTGTTTAGATGCTCAATCGGAATAAGCCTGGGGTCGAGTATCTAAataaaatatactaacaagtttaAGCGGCTCTCACTGTATTCCGCATATACTAGCAGGCGTCTTTAAAGGTAGGTCTAGGGAGTTAGCAGAAGAGTACTCTATATCAATCTGTTATATATAGGAACAAATGTTTCTCATCGAGTATGCTTCAAATCGTTGCCAAATATCCAATAATAAATATTTGAGGCACATCAACTATGAATTCAAATATGATGCTTTTTTTAGTTTGTCCTTGATAAGAAATAGTAAAATAGAAAATTCTGATACCAAAAAATTGTTTGTGCTGATTCTAGCAAAACTGCTATGCAAAACTATAAAAGATAGATGCTTGTTGTCTCCTATTTAGGGGGTTCCAATTTGACTGATACCGAGATGCATCCTATTTTCCGTGGCAGTGGTCAGTTGAGTAGTAAGGAAGTATAGTTTCTCAAGTGTTCAACAAGAAAACAGAGATCCTTGGAGTTGCCAAGATGAAGTTCATGAAACTTGGATCCAAGCCTGATACCTTTCAGTCAGATGGGAACAATGTCAGATATGTTGCTTCTGAGTTGGCCTCGGACATCACGGTTAATGTCGGAGAAGTAAAGTTTTACTTGCACAAGTTTTGTCCTGTCCAAGAGTACCTCTTTGCAAAAGCTGGTTGCTAATGCTGTAGGACccaaaaaaaaagtgaaacatctaaaaagatgaaaaagatgaaaaagaggCCAAATTAGGTGGCTTGGAAATTGAATGGGCGGATGAAGAAATTGAATGGGCGGATGAAAAAAGTCAATTTTGTGTTGCTAAGAGGTTGACAACTTTGCCTATAAATAGAGATGCCTCCTTCTTTGTTAAACGcaccaaaataaagagagaagcaACATATAGTTagtgagagtaatccacagattatTGTCTGTGAGATAATTAGTGAGtggtagtaatattgtagtgaagtGTGTTAAATAAAgagtattatttctttcaaagttgtagtagtttcttgacactactaagttgcAATATTATAGTAATAATATTGCTCcactcgggtattgtattttaccccgctaaaatatttggtgtcattattactctcttgtgttatta belongs to Nicotiana tabacum cultivar K326 chromosome 6, ASM71507v2, whole genome shotgun sequence and includes:
- the LOC142161806 gene encoding NAC domain-containing protein 78-like; this translates as MSMVPAARRGCIMGVRFHPTEAELINFLKRFLKGELLPSECPNFQLADIYGDQPPWEIFGANSDHPKEKVRYIFTRLKKQKSEHTRVRRTCANGTWKGQTGIDPIKNAKGTVAGFRRCFKFQTSRSKEGEHNKNWLMKEYSVGNDFFRENNIPKEDIVVCRIKKNIRSKKNHGVNMEEQDVPKAIEAMLHGPDEDYCTTVQPATICQAADQHQVNDWSNYQQEVNWADDMLIGIDEFGDIIW